The Thermoflexus sp. genome has a segment encoding these proteins:
- a CDS encoding protein kinase domain-containing protein, which yields MAETLFAGRYRILSTLERSGSAVVYRAFDTVLPRTVAIKVLRSDRLQDPALRQRLEAEARLLASLSHPNLVTVYDFGWENGQPYWVMEYVDGWDLKTLIRHSAPLPVERALELFLQICAGVGYAHRNNIVHGNLKPQNVLVSRSGEVKVVDFGIAALRWSRDPDRTTWATPQYLSPEQAAGQPPTPASDVYSLGLILYEMLTGRLPFEASTPAEWLQAHRTQVPPSPKTFQPTLPDDLIAILLTCLEKEPARRYRNADQLARVLLQHHPMPSPMGLPEQPAERTIPDVSPPAPAHPSSTAPAFPEERDWIVWLLGALAALAVLGLIPLWLLVYRAWLGGSAGLPTPTPPPTIAPTIQVPDLRGLPIVDAQARAMGLGLGLSVIREVENPQQPAGVVIAQEPPPGATLHPGETIQVTVNRGAPVFPVVNVLGYTLDENILNGLRSYGWDVRVERVWSPEPPGRILAQIPPPGALLGVGQPLTLTVSAGTRVEIGANFANWVVLDAVDLPQRDFRPGETVVATLEWRSLQRVDQPLVIFVHLIGPNGQLIAQRDAQPNPPIPAWQPGQIVRDPLALPIPGGAPPGIYQLRTGLYPEGNPAARVVVLTPGYSSAVNNSVLISELTVRP from the coding sequence ATGGCCGAAACGCTATTTGCGGGACGATATCGCATTCTGAGCACGCTGGAGCGCAGCGGGTCTGCCGTGGTTTATCGGGCGTTCGACACGGTCCTCCCGCGCACGGTGGCCATTAAGGTCCTCCGCAGCGATCGCCTGCAGGATCCGGCGCTGCGCCAGCGGCTGGAGGCCGAGGCTCGTCTGCTGGCCAGCCTATCCCACCCGAACCTGGTGACCGTATATGATTTCGGCTGGGAGAACGGCCAGCCTTACTGGGTGATGGAGTATGTGGACGGCTGGGATCTCAAAACCCTGATCCGCCACAGCGCTCCCCTCCCGGTGGAGCGAGCGCTGGAACTCTTTCTCCAGATCTGCGCCGGGGTGGGTTACGCTCACCGGAACAATATCGTGCACGGCAATCTCAAGCCCCAGAACGTCCTGGTATCCCGGTCCGGCGAGGTCAAGGTGGTGGACTTCGGCATCGCGGCCCTCCGGTGGTCCCGGGATCCCGATCGAACGACCTGGGCTACCCCGCAGTATCTCTCTCCGGAGCAGGCCGCCGGCCAGCCGCCCACCCCGGCCTCCGACGTCTACAGTCTGGGCCTCATTCTTTATGAAATGCTCACAGGGCGTCTTCCTTTCGAGGCTTCCACTCCCGCTGAATGGCTTCAAGCCCATCGGACGCAGGTCCCTCCTTCTCCGAAAACTTTCCAGCCGACGCTGCCGGACGATCTCATTGCGATCCTCCTCACCTGTCTGGAAAAGGAGCCCGCCCGGCGCTACCGGAACGCGGATCAGCTGGCCCGGGTGCTGCTTCAGCATCATCCGATGCCATCCCCGATGGGCCTCCCGGAGCAGCCGGCTGAGCGGACCATCCCGGACGTTTCCCCGCCGGCTCCGGCCCATCCCTCGTCAACAGCCCCTGCTTTCCCAGAGGAACGGGACTGGATAGTCTGGCTCCTGGGGGCGCTGGCGGCGCTGGCTGTCCTGGGCTTGATCCCCCTCTGGTTGCTGGTCTACCGGGCGTGGCTGGGCGGCTCAGCGGGCCTTCCGACCCCCACTCCGCCGCCGACCATCGCGCCGACCATCCAGGTTCCCGATCTCCGGGGATTGCCCATCGTCGATGCGCAGGCGCGGGCGATGGGGCTCGGATTGGGGCTTTCGGTTATCCGCGAGGTGGAAAATCCTCAGCAGCCTGCAGGCGTGGTGATCGCCCAGGAGCCTCCTCCAGGGGCGACGCTGCACCCGGGCGAAACCATCCAGGTCACGGTCAACCGTGGTGCACCGGTCTTCCCGGTCGTCAACGTCCTGGGATATACCCTGGACGAGAACATCCTGAACGGCCTGCGCTCATATGGATGGGATGTGCGGGTGGAACGGGTGTGGAGCCCAGAACCTCCCGGGCGGATCCTGGCTCAGATCCCTCCGCCCGGGGCCCTTCTGGGCGTGGGCCAGCCTCTCACGTTGACGGTGAGCGCGGGGACACGGGTCGAGATCGGGGCGAACTTCGCCAACTGGGTGGTGCTGGATGCCGTGGACCTGCCCCAGCGGGATTTCCGGCCTGGGGAAACCGTTGTCGCCACCCTGGAGTGGCGCTCCCTGCAACGGGTGGATCAGCCGCTGGTGATCTTCGTCCATCTGATCGGCCCGAACGGCCAGCTGATCGCCCAGCGGGATGCCCAACCGAACCCCCCTATCCCAGCCTGGCAGCCGGGGCAGATCGTGCGGGATCCGCTGGCCCTGCCCATCCCGGGTGGGGCTCCGCCTGGGATCTATCAGCTCCGAACCGGTCTCTACCCGGAGGGCAATCCGGCCGCCCGGGTGGTCGTCTTGACCCCCGGGTATTCCAGCGCGGTCAACAACAGCGTGCTGATCAGCGAGCTGACCGTGCGGCCATGA
- a CDS encoding VanW family protein → MAGEATSIRSTRWTLSYIPALLLFMAGLGLLTAGALEWIYADRIWPGVFIGGVDVGGLTEAEARARWEATLPDPRRPLFTLRGPGFEQALSMADLGAHVDIPGTLQEAMRAGRGRGLANGLDRFWIWWFGRTVSPRVEVDAALLEERLAAIAEILDRPPRDAFLEIRGDRVIVHPAEAGARLNQAALQARLLEALSTLQPQIIDLPVETVSPAVTGVEPARTQLSQWLQAPIRLLVPTETLTVPLPLPEAGPWELSPADLARMITVVRVDAPAPHLEARLEEARLLEWLTPITQTLRADPVDARFVFDEAQRRLVPIAPSRWGYRVEITTTVARIRESLSGPTREVPIALTLVPPRYPETVTAEAIGITERLAAATTSFKGSPPPRVRNITLGASRMHGVVVPPGEVFSFNAHLGDVSVDTGFEEALIIFNGRTVRGVGGGLCQVSTTLFRAAFFGGFPIEERWPHAYRVGWYERTFGPGLDAAIFSPYADFKFRNDRQTPILIVAEVDPEAGTLTFKIYGANDGRKVTVEGPFVSNIVPHGPPIYEEDPTLPKGKIVQVDWAVDGADVLVKRKVEKDGRILYEDRVFTRYQPWQAIFKVGTGE, encoded by the coding sequence ATGGCTGGCGAAGCGACCTCGATCCGCTCCACCCGATGGACGCTCTCTTATATCCCGGCCCTCCTGCTCTTCATGGCCGGGCTTGGACTTCTGACGGCTGGTGCCCTGGAGTGGATCTATGCCGACCGGATCTGGCCAGGGGTTTTCATCGGCGGCGTGGACGTGGGGGGGTTGACCGAAGCGGAAGCCCGGGCCCGGTGGGAGGCCACGCTGCCCGATCCCCGGCGCCCCCTTTTCACCCTCCGGGGGCCGGGATTTGAGCAGGCGCTTTCCATGGCCGACCTGGGGGCTCACGTGGACATCCCGGGGACTCTCCAGGAAGCCATGCGGGCCGGCCGCGGGAGAGGCCTTGCCAACGGACTCGATCGGTTCTGGATCTGGTGGTTCGGCCGGACGGTGTCCCCGCGGGTGGAAGTCGACGCCGCGCTCCTGGAGGAACGACTCGCCGCGATCGCGGAGATCCTAGATCGCCCTCCCCGGGATGCCTTCCTGGAGATCCGGGGGGATCGGGTGATCGTTCACCCGGCAGAGGCCGGAGCCCGCCTGAACCAGGCGGCGCTTCAGGCACGCCTCCTGGAGGCGTTGTCCACCCTGCAGCCTCAGATCATCGACCTGCCGGTGGAGACTGTGTCCCCTGCGGTGACCGGGGTGGAGCCAGCGCGGACACAGTTGAGCCAGTGGCTCCAGGCGCCGATTCGCCTCCTCGTGCCCACCGAAACCCTTACAGTTCCCCTTCCCCTTCCAGAAGCCGGCCCCTGGGAGCTCTCCCCCGCGGATCTGGCCCGGATGATCACCGTGGTCCGGGTGGATGCCCCGGCGCCGCATCTGGAGGCCCGGCTGGAGGAAGCCCGCCTGCTGGAATGGCTGACCCCGATCACTCAGACGCTCCGCGCAGACCCAGTGGATGCCCGGTTCGTCTTCGATGAAGCGCAACGGCGACTGGTTCCCATCGCGCCTTCCCGATGGGGCTATCGGGTGGAGATCACAACCACCGTGGCCCGCATCCGGGAAAGCCTTTCTGGGCCGACCCGGGAGGTCCCGATCGCCCTGACGCTGGTCCCCCCGCGCTATCCGGAAACGGTGACCGCGGAGGCGATCGGGATCACAGAGCGCCTCGCTGCGGCGACCACCAGCTTCAAAGGCTCCCCTCCCCCGCGGGTGCGGAACATCACCCTCGGGGCCTCCCGGATGCACGGCGTGGTGGTTCCACCCGGCGAGGTGTTCTCCTTCAATGCCCACCTGGGGGATGTCAGCGTGGACACCGGGTTCGAAGAGGCGCTGATCATCTTCAATGGGCGGACCGTTCGAGGGGTGGGCGGGGGGCTTTGCCAGGTCTCCACCACCTTGTTCCGGGCCGCCTTCTTCGGAGGCTTCCCCATCGAGGAGCGCTGGCCTCATGCCTATCGGGTAGGATGGTATGAGCGAACCTTTGGGCCCGGGCTCGACGCCGCTATCTTCTCCCCTTATGCGGATTTCAAGTTCCGGAACGATCGCCAGACGCCGATCCTGATTGTGGCGGAAGTCGATCCGGAAGCGGGGACGTTAACCTTCAAGATCTACGGCGCGAACGATGGGCGAAAGGTGACGGTGGAAGGCCCCTTCGTTTCCAACATCGTCCCCCATGGCCCTCCTATCTACGAGGAAGATCCCACTTTGCCGAAAGGGAAGATCGTCCAGGTGGATTGGGCGGTCGATGGGGCCGATGTGCTGGTCAAGCGGAAAGTCGAGAAGGATGGGCGGATCCTGTATGAGGATCGAGTGTTCACCCGTTATCAGCCCTGGCAGGCCATCTTCAAGGTGGGGACAGGGGAATGA
- a CDS encoding NUDIX hydrolase, with protein sequence MLDPVMAEIPLESRRVYEGRILNLRVDTVRLPSGGTALREIVEHRGAVAIVPVLTDGQVVFVRQFRYAVGQVSLEIPAGTLEPGEDPLACARRELEEETGYQAARWERLGTIWPTPGYSTEEIILFMACDLMPGPARPESDEALSVTSMSWSEIWEAIEEGRLRDAKSIVALTWAARRLGGK encoded by the coding sequence ATGCTGGATCCTGTCATGGCGGAGATTCCGCTGGAAAGCCGGCGGGTCTATGAGGGCCGCATCCTGAACCTGCGGGTGGATACGGTTCGCCTGCCCTCAGGGGGGACGGCGCTGCGGGAGATCGTGGAGCACCGCGGGGCCGTGGCCATCGTCCCCGTCTTGACTGATGGACAGGTGGTGTTCGTGCGTCAGTTCCGCTACGCGGTTGGTCAGGTTTCTCTGGAGATCCCAGCGGGTACTCTGGAGCCTGGAGAGGATCCCCTGGCATGTGCCCGTCGGGAGCTGGAGGAGGAAACCGGCTATCAGGCTGCCCGCTGGGAACGGCTGGGAACGATCTGGCCCACCCCCGGTTACAGTACCGAGGAGATCATCCTCTTCATGGCCTGCGATCTGATGCCTGGCCCCGCACGGCCGGAGTCCGATGAGGCGCTCAGCGTGACCTCCATGTCCTGGTCGGAGATCTGGGAGGCGATCGAGGAAGGCCGCCTGCGGGATGCGAAGAGCATCGTGGCCCTGACCTGGGCTGCCCGCCGTCTGGGAGGGAAATGA
- a CDS encoding LysM peptidoglycan-binding domain-containing protein: MVRNRWIHALPWLGLIFLILLTGCRPMRSRSGPAPTATPQGLLLGQPTPTLLPTPTWTPLPVFPQGAPTPTPFLSPLPTPTMPAVVPAPTSAPPSGITHVVQPGETLFRIALRYGTTVEAIVRANDLINPDFIVPGQRLVIPTAGAPAPTPAGGERVYIVQPGDNLFRIGLKFNMLWTVIAARNGITNPNAIYPGQRLIIPSP; this comes from the coding sequence ATGGTTCGTAATCGATGGATCCACGCGCTGCCCTGGCTGGGCCTGATCTTCCTGATCCTCCTGACCGGGTGTCGCCCCATGCGCTCCCGTTCCGGTCCTGCGCCCACGGCCACACCCCAGGGATTGCTCCTGGGCCAGCCGACGCCAACCTTGCTGCCCACTCCCACCTGGACGCCGCTTCCGGTGTTTCCGCAGGGCGCTCCTACGCCGACGCCGTTCCTCTCCCCGCTCCCGACGCCGACGATGCCCGCTGTCGTCCCGGCGCCAACCTCCGCCCCTCCATCGGGGATCACCCACGTGGTCCAGCCCGGGGAGACTCTCTTCCGTATTGCCCTTCGCTATGGGACCACTGTGGAGGCCATCGTCCGGGCCAATGATCTCATCAATCCGGATTTCATCGTGCCTGGCCAGCGGCTGGTGATTCCCACGGCGGGGGCACCTGCTCCCACTCCTGCCGGCGGCGAGCGAGTCTACATCGTGCAACCCGGGGACAACCTGTTCCGCATCGGTTTGAAGTTTAACATGCTCTGGACAGTGATCGCAGCTCGCAACGGGATCACGAACCCGAACGCGATCTATCCAGGGCAGCGTCTGATCATCCCGAGCCCGTGA
- a CDS encoding dTDP-4-dehydrorhamnose 3,5-epimerase family protein, translating to MIAGVELKELITHVDERGFFREILRVTDPIFTEGFAQWSHSLMYPGVIKAWHIHWKQTDWWYVAIGTLKVALHDLRPDSPTYRQTMELYLGDHAPPRVLKIPPGVAHGCKVISPTPVHLFYITSRTYDPDDEGRIPHNDPTIGYDWLAPPPIR from the coding sequence ATGATCGCCGGCGTGGAGCTCAAGGAACTGATCACCCATGTGGATGAGCGGGGGTTCTTTCGGGAGATCCTGCGAGTCACCGACCCTATCTTCACCGAGGGGTTCGCGCAATGGAGCCACTCGTTGATGTATCCCGGTGTGATCAAGGCATGGCACATCCACTGGAAGCAGACCGACTGGTGGTATGTGGCGATCGGGACGCTGAAGGTGGCCCTGCATGATCTCCGGCCGGATTCGCCAACGTATCGGCAGACGATGGAGCTCTACCTGGGCGATCATGCGCCACCACGGGTATTGAAGATCCCGCCCGGCGTGGCCCATGGGTGCAAGGTGATCAGCCCCACGCCGGTGCACCTCTTTTACATCACCTCCAGGACCTATGATCCCGACGACGAAGGGCGCATTCCCCATAATGATCCGACGATCGGCTATGACTGGCTGGCGCCGCCGCCGATCCGATAA